One region of Anaeromyxobacter paludicola genomic DNA includes:
- a CDS encoding thioesterase family protein → MKDTLRPGLRHTFSYVVPPSKTVPHVYPESPDFLEMPEVFATAFLVGLIEWTCMQALAPHLEPGEQSLGVHVDFSHDAATPPGLSVTVSVEVAAVEGRRVTFRTEAHDGVDTISRGTHVRFVIDGARFRKKVAEKAAAKG, encoded by the coding sequence GTGAAAGACACGCTCCGCCCCGGCCTGCGCCACACCTTCAGCTACGTCGTGCCGCCCTCGAAGACGGTGCCGCACGTCTACCCGGAGAGCCCCGACTTCCTCGAGATGCCCGAGGTGTTCGCGACCGCCTTCCTGGTCGGGCTCATCGAGTGGACCTGCATGCAGGCGCTCGCGCCGCACCTCGAGCCGGGCGAGCAGTCGCTCGGCGTCCACGTGGACTTCAGCCACGACGCCGCGACCCCGCCGGGGCTGTCCGTCACCGTCAGCGTGGAGGTGGCGGCGGTCGAGGGGCGGCGGGTCACCTTCCGGACGGAGGCGCACGACGGCGTGGACACCATCAGCCGGGGGACGCACGTCCGGTTCGTGATCGACGGCGCCCGCTTCCGCAAGAAGGTGGCGGAGAAGGCGGCCGCGAAGGGGTAG
- a CDS encoding MXAN_2562 family outer membrane beta-barrel protein, giving the protein MKRLLAAVAVLALATAARAEDSSPEAPSLESPRWGSFEIRLSGYHPKIDSEFAGSFTPYQNSFGDKRGWMGKLGVSKELYHGIGTLEAGAAAGYWEMYGHGHLTKDPTVAADSTALKVIPLSLMLTYRFDWVAEQIGVPLAPYGRVSLDRMQWWVTDGSGGSSKSGATNGYSLTGGVALMLDFFDRSLAREMDRDTGINHTYAFVDFTKSFIDDFGSKSSWDMSDSATTLTAGLLFVF; this is encoded by the coding sequence GTGAAGAGGCTCCTCGCCGCCGTCGCCGTCCTGGCGCTCGCCACCGCCGCCCGGGCCGAGGACTCCTCGCCCGAGGCGCCCTCCCTCGAGTCGCCTCGCTGGGGCAGCTTCGAGATCCGCCTCTCCGGCTACCACCCCAAGATCGACAGCGAGTTCGCCGGCTCGTTCACCCCGTACCAGAACTCGTTCGGCGACAAGCGCGGCTGGATGGGCAAGCTCGGCGTCTCGAAGGAGCTCTACCACGGCATCGGCACCCTCGAGGCGGGCGCCGCGGCGGGCTACTGGGAGATGTACGGGCACGGTCACCTCACGAAGGACCCGACCGTCGCCGCCGACAGCACCGCCCTCAAGGTGATCCCGCTCAGCCTGATGCTCACCTACCGCTTCGACTGGGTGGCGGAGCAGATCGGCGTGCCGCTCGCGCCGTACGGCCGCGTCTCGCTCGACCGGATGCAGTGGTGGGTCACCGACGGCTCCGGCGGCAGCTCCAAGTCGGGGGCGACGAACGGCTACAGCCTCACCGGCGGCGTCGCGCTCATGCTCGACTTCTTCGATCGCTCGCTGGCGCGCGAGATGGACCGCGACACCGGCATCAACCACACCTACGCGTTCGTGGACTTCACGAAGAGCTTCATCGACGACTTCGGCTCGAAGTCGAGCTGGGACATGTCCGACTCGGCCACGACGCTGACCGCCGGGCTGCTGTTCGTGTTCTAG
- the asd gene encoding aspartate-semialdehyde dehydrogenase: MKRKLKVGVLGGTGMVGQRFVALLENHPWYEVTLVAASAGSAGKRYADAVQGRWAMKTPVPAAVAGLTVQNASSVPQIAEQVDFVFCAVDMPKDDTRKLEDDYARRETPVVSNNSAHRGTPDVPMMMPEVNPEHAAAIDAQKRRLGTKRGFIAVKPNCSIQSYVPAIHPLLDFGPERISVCTYQAISGAGKTFETWPEMVDNLIPFIKGEEEKSEQEPLKIWGKVEDGRIVPATSPVISAQCLRVPVSDGHMAALSVSFARKPSKDEILARWRAYEGRPQQLKLPSAPTPFLTYFEDDARPQTRIDRDAGNGMGVTIGRLRPDSLFDWRFVCLSHNTVRGAAGGAVLTAELLTADGHIQAK; the protein is encoded by the coding sequence GTGAAGAGAAAGCTGAAGGTCGGCGTGCTCGGCGGCACCGGCATGGTCGGCCAGCGCTTCGTCGCGCTGCTCGAGAACCACCCCTGGTACGAGGTCACGCTGGTGGCCGCGAGCGCCGGCTCGGCGGGCAAGCGCTACGCCGACGCCGTCCAGGGCCGCTGGGCGATGAAGACCCCCGTCCCCGCCGCCGTGGCCGGGCTCACCGTCCAGAACGCCTCCAGCGTCCCGCAGATCGCGGAGCAGGTGGACTTCGTCTTCTGCGCCGTGGACATGCCGAAGGACGACACCCGCAAGCTGGAGGACGACTACGCGCGCCGTGAGACGCCGGTGGTCTCCAACAACTCCGCCCACCGCGGCACGCCCGACGTGCCGATGATGATGCCGGAGGTGAACCCGGAGCACGCCGCCGCCATCGACGCGCAGAAGCGGCGGCTCGGCACGAAGCGCGGCTTCATCGCGGTGAAGCCCAACTGCTCCATCCAGAGCTACGTCCCGGCCATCCACCCGCTCCTCGACTTCGGCCCGGAGCGGATCTCGGTCTGCACCTACCAGGCGATCTCCGGCGCGGGGAAGACGTTCGAGACCTGGCCGGAGATGGTGGACAACCTCATCCCCTTCATCAAGGGCGAGGAGGAGAAGAGCGAGCAGGAGCCGCTCAAGATCTGGGGCAAGGTGGAGGACGGGCGCATCGTCCCCGCGACCTCTCCCGTGATCAGCGCCCAGTGCCTCCGGGTGCCGGTGAGCGACGGCCACATGGCGGCGCTCTCGGTCTCCTTCGCCAGGAAGCCCTCGAAGGACGAGATCCTGGCCCGCTGGCGCGCCTACGAGGGGCGCCCGCAGCAGCTCAAGCTCCCCTCGGCGCCCACGCCGTTCCTCACCTACTTCGAGGACGACGCCCGGCCCCAGACGCGCATCGACCGCGACGCCGGCAACGGCATGGGCGTCACCATCGGCCGCCTGCGGCCGGACAGCCTCTTCGACTGGCGCTTCGTCTGCCTCTCGCACAACACCGTGCGCGGCGCGGCCGGCGGCGCCGTGCTGACGGCGGAGCTCCTCACCGCCGACGGCCACATCCAGGCCAAGTAG
- a CDS encoding fibronectin type III domain-containing protein codes for MVPRLAALLLLLPSVALGAVTISVSESADSDGYVNIAECQGSTDNLTAAWSGVTSTSTNLSLYVSDTSGCIDTGSSSTTVRGTAIDASASASGPSTNPVTTASNAASLAGLGGCNTYQPIYFCLFDGAPSSTTLVAQGSIQLDGLRPAAPDIQSVTPGNAALTVYWTAGTGSDGGTTGAAKSYEAHAVNASNTSEDHSQTVTSGTSVRIGGLQNDVTYNVYVYALSAGGNYSAASAAVQGSPIPVDDFWTSYKNAGGRDSGGCSSGAAGAVALLLSPLLLLARKRRRS; via the coding sequence ATGGTCCCGCGCCTCGCCGCTCTGCTGCTCCTCCTCCCCTCCGTCGCGCTCGGCGCGGTGACGATCTCGGTCTCCGAGTCGGCCGACAGCGACGGGTACGTCAACATCGCCGAGTGCCAGGGGAGCACCGACAACCTCACCGCCGCCTGGTCGGGCGTCACCTCCACCTCGACCAACCTGAGCCTGTACGTCTCGGACACCTCGGGCTGCATCGACACCGGGAGCTCGTCCACCACGGTGCGTGGCACGGCCATCGACGCCTCGGCGAGCGCGAGCGGGCCCTCGACGAACCCGGTCACCACCGCCAGCAACGCCGCCAGCCTGGCCGGCCTCGGCGGCTGCAACACCTACCAGCCCATCTACTTCTGCCTCTTCGACGGCGCGCCCAGCAGCACGACGCTGGTCGCCCAGGGCAGCATCCAGCTCGACGGCCTCCGGCCGGCCGCCCCCGACATCCAGTCGGTGACGCCGGGGAACGCCGCGCTCACCGTCTACTGGACCGCCGGGACCGGCTCCGACGGCGGGACCACCGGCGCGGCCAAGAGCTACGAGGCCCACGCGGTGAACGCCTCGAACACGAGCGAAGATCACTCGCAGACGGTGACGAGCGGCACCTCGGTCCGCATCGGCGGCCTCCAGAACGACGTGACCTACAACGTCTACGTCTACGCGCTCAGCGCCGGCGGCAACTACAGCGCGGCCTCCGCGGCGGTCCAGGGCTCCCCCATCCCGGTGGACGACTTCTGGACCTCCTACAAGAACGCCGGCGGCCGCGACAGCGGCGGCTGCAGCAGCGGGGCCGCGGGCGCGGTCGCGCTCCTGCTCTCGCCGCTCCTCCTCCTCGCCCGCAAGCGGAGGCGCTCGTGA
- a CDS encoding aspartate-semialdehyde dehydrogenase, with protein MASRPLSLAILGATGAVGRTVLQVLEDRDTPVKSLKLLASERSQGTVLEFKGEELPVEPLKPGVFQGCDVAIFSAGSAVSREWAPKAWAEGCAVVDNSSAFRADPEVPLVVPEVNPEALAGFRAKGLVANPNCAVTPLLVALQPLHRAAGIERLVVSTYQSVSGAGQKAVEQLEGEAHALMNGAEPDAPHQIPYRIAFNLVPQIGAFVEGGETEEERSIAAESRRILGAPGLRVSATAVRVPIFYGHSWSVNLATGRKLSAGEARELLKQAPGVKLVDDLKERIYPMPLLAVNDDAVLVGRVREDASQEHGLALFVVADNLRKGAATNAVQLAELLGEKYL; from the coding sequence ATGGCCTCCCGTCCCCTCTCCCTCGCCATCCTCGGCGCCACCGGCGCCGTCGGCCGCACCGTCCTCCAGGTCCTCGAGGACCGCGACACGCCCGTGAAGAGCCTGAAGCTCCTCGCGAGCGAGCGCTCCCAGGGCACCGTCCTCGAGTTCAAGGGGGAGGAGCTCCCGGTCGAGCCCTTGAAGCCGGGCGTCTTCCAGGGCTGCGACGTCGCCATCTTCTCGGCCGGCTCGGCCGTGTCGCGCGAGTGGGCGCCGAAGGCCTGGGCCGAGGGCTGCGCGGTGGTGGACAACTCCTCCGCCTTCCGCGCCGACCCCGAGGTGCCGCTCGTGGTACCGGAGGTGAACCCGGAGGCGCTCGCCGGCTTCCGCGCCAAGGGCCTGGTCGCGAACCCGAACTGCGCGGTGACGCCGCTCCTCGTGGCGCTCCAGCCGCTGCACCGGGCCGCCGGCATCGAGCGGCTCGTGGTCTCCACCTACCAGTCGGTCTCGGGCGCCGGGCAGAAGGCGGTCGAGCAGCTCGAGGGCGAGGCGCACGCGCTCATGAACGGCGCCGAGCCCGACGCGCCGCACCAGATCCCGTACCGGATCGCCTTCAACCTCGTGCCGCAGATCGGCGCCTTCGTCGAGGGCGGCGAGACCGAGGAGGAGCGCTCCATCGCAGCCGAGAGCCGCCGGATCCTGGGCGCCCCCGGGCTCCGCGTGAGCGCCACCGCCGTGCGGGTGCCGATCTTCTACGGCCACTCCTGGAGCGTGAACCTGGCCACCGGCCGCAAGCTCTCCGCCGGGGAGGCGCGGGAGCTGCTGAAGCAGGCGCCCGGCGTGAAGCTGGTGGACGACCTGAAGGAGCGGATCTACCCGATGCCGCTCCTCGCGGTGAACGACGACGCGGTGCTGGTCGGACGGGTCCGCGAGGACGCCTCGCAGGAGCACGGGCTCGCCCTGTTCGTGGTCGCCGACAACCTGCGCAAGGGCGCGGCGACCAACGCGGTGCAGCTCGCGGAGCTGCTGGGCGAGAAGTACCTCTAG